A single region of the Marinobacter salinus genome encodes:
- a CDS encoding FAD:protein FMN transferase has product MITIDVSPEANPARHPLPKLTGSQRSWQGRFEAMGSPCEVLLEGVGRTDAEQALCHAAREAWRLEHKFSRYVSGNPVDRINQSQGEPVTVDDELALMLDYAAQCHELSDGRFDVTSGVLRRAWRFDGSDHLPQQDEITPLLKLVGWNKLDWQRPQLTLPKGMEIDFGGIGKEYAVDRTLLDLKRLLPDGSSVLVNFGGDLACSGPRTDGKAWIVGVEDHRRLTNSNETLSLHGGALATSGDSRRYLLKDGIRYGHILDPRTGWPVPDAPHSVTVAAPTCTLAGMLATFAMLQGADAEDFLKAQDVPFWVQRSTA; this is encoded by the coding sequence ATGATCACGATTGACGTCAGCCCCGAAGCCAATCCCGCCAGACACCCCCTACCCAAGCTCACGGGCAGTCAACGATCCTGGCAGGGCCGGTTTGAGGCCATGGGCAGCCCCTGCGAGGTTTTGCTGGAAGGTGTCGGGCGCACCGATGCTGAGCAGGCACTATGCCACGCCGCCCGGGAAGCCTGGCGACTGGAGCACAAGTTCTCCCGATACGTGTCCGGCAATCCCGTTGACAGAATCAACCAGAGTCAGGGTGAGCCTGTGACCGTCGACGATGAGCTGGCTCTGATGCTGGACTACGCTGCCCAGTGTCACGAACTCAGTGACGGCCGGTTCGACGTCACCTCCGGGGTACTGCGCCGGGCCTGGCGCTTCGATGGCAGCGACCACCTTCCACAACAGGACGAAATCACGCCCCTGCTCAAGCTGGTCGGATGGAACAAACTCGACTGGCAGCGTCCGCAACTGACCCTGCCGAAAGGCATGGAAATTGATTTTGGTGGAATCGGAAAGGAGTATGCCGTAGACCGTACCCTTCTGGACCTGAAACGGTTGTTGCCGGACGGCAGTTCAGTGCTGGTGAATTTCGGCGGTGATCTGGCATGCAGCGGACCGAGGACCGATGGCAAAGCCTGGATCGTAGGAGTGGAAGACCACCGGAGGCTGACCAACAGCAATGAAACTCTGTCACTGCACGGTGGCGCCCTCGCCACCAGCGGTGACAGCCGCAGGTATTTGCTAAAGGACGGCATTCGCTATGGCCACATCCTTGACCCCCGAACCGGCTGGCCGGTACCGGACGCGCCCCATAGCGTTACGGTTGCCGCCCCAACCTGCACACTGGCCGGCATGCTGGCGACCTTCGCCATGCTTCAGGGCGCAGACGCGGAGGATTTTCTGAAAGCACAAGACGTCCCGTTCTGGGTTCAGCGCTCTACCGCCTAA
- a CDS encoding TlpA family protein disulfide reductase — MLCSRTLACIRIRLTPSALILLGAALLSINTHAATTGLAPELNLPTKDGKVSLADLRGKVVLLDFWASWCGPCRESFPWMNSMQAKYRNQGFEVVAVNLDQESEAAAEFLAKIPAAFTVAYDPEGQTPQAYEVMGMPSAYLIDREGRIHSQHIGFHNDRKDNYEAEIRSLLRAEQN, encoded by the coding sequence ATGCTTTGCTCAAGAACACTCGCCTGTATCCGTATCCGTCTCACCCCCAGCGCCTTGATCCTCCTGGGCGCCGCGTTGTTAAGCATCAACACCCACGCAGCGACCACCGGCCTCGCGCCGGAACTGAACCTGCCCACAAAGGACGGCAAAGTCAGTCTCGCTGACCTGCGCGGTAAAGTGGTCCTTCTGGATTTCTGGGCCTCCTGGTGCGGCCCCTGTCGCGAGTCATTCCCCTGGATGAACAGCATGCAGGCCAAATACCGGAATCAGGGATTCGAAGTGGTTGCGGTCAACCTCGACCAGGAATCTGAAGCAGCTGCAGAGTTCCTTGCAAAGATTCCGGCGGCCTTCACCGTGGCGTACGACCCCGAGGGCCAGACTCCCCAGGCCTACGAGGTCATGGGCATGCCAAGTGCCTACCTGATCGACCGGGAAGGCCGTATCCACAGTCAACACATCGGCTTTCACAACGATCGCAAGGATAACTACGAAGCGGAAATCCGCAGCCTTCTGCGGGCAGAACAGAACTGA
- a CDS encoding DUF4266 domain-containing protein has protein sequence MPDSTWLTGRRFRRAGTALMLVSIVALAGCSSLGVKPWERDLLADPDMQLTVSGVDAGLDDHIYFSKEASSGGRGFGGGGCGCN, from the coding sequence ATGCCCGATAGCACCTGGTTGACCGGTCGCCGTTTCAGGCGGGCCGGCACTGCATTGATGCTGGTCTCAATAGTAGCCCTGGCAGGCTGCAGTAGCCTGGGCGTCAAGCCCTGGGAGCGCGATCTGCTGGCTGATCCCGATATGCAGTTAACAGTATCCGGCGTCGACGCCGGTCTTGATGATCACATTTATTTCAGCAAGGAAGCGTCCAGTGGCGGGCGCGGCTTTGGCGGAGGTGGCTGCGGATGCAACTGA
- a CDS encoding DUF3570 domain-containing protein → MQLTNKDKNGKPVGRALAAATCALLGVQATNTLAKDKPGEWDVETALLVYSETDDRVQAAEPVISATRNYDGDRKLNLKLIADTLTGASPSGATPSDLPQTFTRPSGSGSYDVPAGEPPLDDSFKDTRVALSASWTAPLNRDYTYTVGAYGSKEYDYLSTAVNGSLSRYLNNKNTTLTGGLSLGVDLVDPVGGAPVGLSRMPLRTNKTEAQFDQEFALTRESDDTKTLVDALFGVTQVINRRTLMQFNYGVSYSSGYLTDPYKILSVIDDASGANFGGNLIESDGNPVYLYENRPDTRMKHTLYWQTKYMLGNGDVMDGSYRFMVDDWGITSHTVDLKYRWKLDKSYLEPHFRYYLQSEADFYKRYLTATEYNGGTPVLSEASADYRLGELTGLTFGAKWGYRFDEDRELAIRAEYMIQTNDGDEGFGKLASQDLYPDTNAMWLQLSYSF, encoded by the coding sequence ATGCAACTGACCAATAAAGACAAAAACGGTAAGCCGGTGGGGCGCGCACTCGCAGCCGCTACCTGCGCCCTTCTCGGCGTTCAGGCAACGAATACTCTCGCCAAGGATAAACCCGGCGAATGGGACGTCGAAACGGCGCTCCTGGTCTATTCAGAAACGGATGACCGGGTCCAGGCAGCAGAACCGGTCATCAGTGCCACACGTAATTACGACGGCGACCGCAAACTGAACCTTAAACTCATTGCCGACACGCTCACCGGGGCATCCCCGTCCGGAGCAACGCCCAGTGACCTGCCGCAAACCTTTACCAGGCCATCGGGCAGCGGCAGCTACGACGTCCCCGCCGGCGAGCCACCTCTTGATGACAGTTTCAAGGATACCCGTGTTGCCCTGTCGGCCTCCTGGACGGCTCCGCTTAACCGGGACTACACCTACACTGTCGGTGCTTATGGCTCAAAGGAGTACGATTACCTTTCCACCGCCGTAAACGGCAGCCTCTCCCGCTATCTCAACAACAAGAACACCACTCTGACCGGTGGTCTGTCTCTGGGTGTCGATCTCGTGGATCCGGTTGGCGGAGCACCGGTAGGGCTGTCCCGCATGCCCTTGAGGACCAACAAAACCGAAGCCCAGTTCGACCAGGAATTCGCCTTGACCCGGGAGAGTGATGACACCAAAACCCTGGTGGACGCCCTGTTCGGTGTCACCCAGGTCATCAACCGTCGCACCCTGATGCAGTTCAATTACGGCGTCAGCTATTCCAGCGGTTACCTCACCGATCCATACAAGATTCTGAGCGTTATCGACGATGCGAGCGGCGCCAACTTCGGAGGCAACCTGATTGAATCCGATGGTAACCCGGTTTACCTGTACGAGAACCGTCCGGACACCCGGATGAAGCACACGCTCTACTGGCAAACAAAGTACATGCTGGGCAATGGCGACGTCATGGACGGTTCGTACCGGTTCATGGTCGACGACTGGGGCATCACCTCCCATACGGTGGACCTGAAATACCGCTGGAAATTGGACAAGAGCTATCTGGAACCTCATTTCCGGTATTACCTGCAGTCCGAGGCCGACTTCTACAAACGGTATCTGACGGCAACCGAATATAACGGTGGAACGCCAGTCCTGTCTGAAGCCAGCGCCGATTACCGGCTGGGTGAGCTGACCGGACTGACCTTCGGAGCCAAATGGGGCTATCGCTTCGACGAAGACCGGGAACTGGCGATACGGGCGGAATACATGATTCAGACCAATGACGGCGACGAAGGCTTCGGCAAACTCGCCAGCCAGGACCTGTATCCAGACACCAATGCCATGTGGCTTCAACTCAGTTATAGTTTCTGA